Proteins co-encoded in one Actinomycetota bacterium genomic window:
- a CDS encoding FHA domain-containing protein — MPPIFLLLVKIAFLVILYLFVWRAVRAVTLDVFGPRAERRRARPARAPTRPVPRTGGPGRPARRLPRELVVTDEGGRRTVPLKESLTVGRAATCDVAIRDTYVSNVHARIYQRDGSWWLEDLGSTNGTYMNRTRVQQPTSIGPGDEVKMGKATLELRR; from the coding sequence ATGCCCCCGATCTTCCTGCTCCTGGTCAAGATCGCCTTCCTGGTCATCCTCTACCTGTTCGTGTGGCGGGCGGTGCGGGCGGTGACCCTTGACGTGTTCGGGCCGCGGGCCGAGCGCCGCCGGGCCCGCCCGGCCCGGGCGCCCACCCGGCCGGTGCCGCGGACCGGCGGGCCGGGCCGGCCGGCCCGCCGCCTGCCCCGCGAGCTGGTGGTGACCGACGAGGGCGGCCGGCGCACGGTCCCGCTCAAGGAGTCGCTCACGGTCGGCCGGGCGGCCACCTGCGACGTCGCCATCCGCGACACCTACGTGTCCAACGTGCACGCCCGCATCTACCAGCGCGACGGGTCGTGGTGGCTGGAGGACCTCGGCTCCACCAACGGCACCTACATGAACCGGACCCGCGTGCAGCAGCCGACCTCCATCGGCCCTGGCGACGAGGTCAAGATGGGCAAGGCCACCCTGGAGCTGCGCCGCTGA
- a CDS encoding Stp1/IreP family PP2C-type Ser/Thr phosphatase, with amino-acid sequence MRLVFAAATDVGRMRKNNEDSYLSSQPVAAVADGMGGHSAGEVASAIAIEELAALGGRGPWENETAATDDLKQAILRANRRIREMAASDRKLNGMGTTLVALLEDGDMVHVANVGDSRGYLLRQGELSQVTVDHSLVQELVDDGRLSPEDAERHPQRSVITRALGIDPEVEFDLFTYKLQVGDRLLLCSDGLSDVVEPAQIRKVLLRIPSAQRAARELIGVANEQGGPDNITVIVVDAVDEATALAAEAGGDTTGDLDAGSATGALPPVDAVTDGARGRGGRAGRAARVAEDRSLAKHRRLQRFLIAGIVVLLLAAALVAGRSFLFSRYFVGFDGDSVAVFQGVPGDVAGLSFSRLVERSPVSRAQVPAGYAARLEDGVQADDLADARSIALCAPLVFSPDGCTGAVPTTTATPTTAAATTTRAAGG; translated from the coding sequence ATGCGCCTCGTCTTCGCGGCCGCCACCGACGTCGGTCGGATGCGCAAGAACAACGAGGACAGCTACCTCAGCTCCCAGCCGGTGGCCGCGGTCGCCGACGGCATGGGTGGCCACAGCGCCGGCGAGGTCGCCAGCGCCATCGCCATCGAGGAGCTGGCCGCCCTCGGCGGCCGGGGGCCGTGGGAGAACGAGACCGCCGCCACCGACGACCTCAAGCAGGCCATCCTCCGGGCCAACCGGCGCATCCGGGAGATGGCGGCCAGCGACCGCAAGCTCAACGGCATGGGGACCACCCTGGTCGCCCTGCTCGAGGACGGCGACATGGTGCACGTGGCCAACGTCGGCGACTCCCGCGGCTACCTGCTCCGCCAGGGCGAGCTGTCCCAGGTCACCGTTGACCACTCGCTGGTCCAGGAGCTGGTCGACGACGGCCGGCTCTCCCCCGAGGACGCCGAGCGGCACCCCCAGCGGAGCGTCATCACCCGCGCCCTGGGGATCGACCCCGAGGTCGAGTTCGACCTGTTCACCTACAAGCTCCAGGTCGGCGACCGGCTGCTGCTCTGCTCGGACGGGCTCTCGGACGTGGTCGAGCCGGCCCAGATCCGCAAGGTCCTGCTGCGGATCCCCAGCGCCCAGCGGGCCGCCCGGGAGCTGATCGGTGTGGCCAACGAGCAGGGCGGCCCCGACAACATCACCGTGATCGTGGTCGACGCCGTCGACGAGGCGACCGCCCTGGCCGCCGAGGCCGGGGGCGACACCACCGGCGACCTCGACGCCGGGTCGGCCACCGGGGCCCTGCCGCCGGTGGACGCCGTCACCGACGGGGCCCGCGGCCGCGGCGGGCGGGCCGGGCGGGCGGCCCGGGTGGCCGAGGACCGCTCGTTGGCCAAGCACCGGCGCCTGCAGCGGTTCCTGATCGCCGGGATCGTGGTCCTGCTGCTGGCGGCGGCGCTGGTCGCCGGGCGCAGCTTCCTGTTCAGCCGCTACTTCGTGGGGTTCGACGGCGACTCGGTGGCCGTCTTCCAGGGCGTCCCCGGCGACGTGGCCGGGCTCAGCTTCTCGCGCCTGGTCGAGCGCAGCCCCGTCAGCCGGGCCCAGGTGCCGGCCGGCTACGCCGCCCGCCTGGAGGACGGGGTCCAGGCCGACGACCTGGCCGACGCCCGCAGCATCGCCCTGTGCGCCCCGCTGGTGTTCAGCCCCGACGGCTGCACCGGGGCGGTGCCCACGACCACGGCCACCCCGACCACGGCGGCCGCGACCACCACCAGGGCCGCGGGAGGCTGA
- a CDS encoding FtsW/RodA/SpoVE family cell cycle protein has protein sequence MESRRNVELSLLLLALILSVGAYMIVGLAADNEVPSGSAGYGATLAGLFLGAHLVLRWRAPQADPILLPGAALLNGLGLVMVRRLDYAEAAKENYRPEAPAQALWTVLGVAVFVAVILVIRDHRVLDRYRYSWLLLGVVLLVLPVLPVLGREINGARLWVRIGPFSGQPAEAAKIALVVFLAAYLAERKELLATATYRVGPFLLPEIKYFMPLLLAWAASLFVLFFEKDLGSSLLFFGVFVVLLYVATGRFSYVAAGLGLFVTGAVIAYNLFGHVQTRVATWLDVWEYYDGRGYQLAQGLFALATGGILGQGWNQGRPDFIPFASTDFIFAAFGEELGLLGVTAMLLVYLLMVFRGLRISLAAPDDFGKLLAVGLVTSFALQVFVIVGGVTRLIPLTGITLPFVSFGGSSLLANYALIALLCRISDEGTPAPAGRRPATPADTGEVTVVR, from the coding sequence GTGGAGTCCCGCCGCAACGTCGAGCTGTCCCTGCTGCTCCTGGCCCTGATCCTGTCGGTCGGGGCGTACATGATCGTGGGGCTGGCCGCGGACAACGAGGTGCCGTCGGGCAGCGCCGGCTACGGCGCCACCCTGGCCGGGCTGTTCCTCGGCGCCCACCTGGTGCTGCGCTGGCGGGCCCCCCAGGCCGACCCCATCCTGCTGCCCGGGGCGGCCCTGCTCAACGGCCTCGGCCTGGTCATGGTGCGGCGGCTCGACTACGCCGAGGCGGCCAAGGAGAACTACCGGCCCGAGGCTCCGGCCCAGGCCCTGTGGACGGTGCTCGGGGTGGCCGTGTTCGTGGCCGTGATCCTGGTCATCCGCGACCACCGGGTGCTGGACCGCTACCGCTACTCCTGGCTGCTGCTGGGCGTGGTCCTGCTGGTGCTGCCGGTCCTGCCGGTGCTGGGCCGGGAGATCAACGGCGCCCGGCTGTGGGTCCGCATCGGCCCGTTCTCCGGCCAGCCGGCCGAGGCGGCCAAGATCGCCCTGGTGGTGTTCCTGGCCGCCTACCTGGCCGAACGCAAGGAGCTGCTGGCCACCGCCACCTACCGGGTGGGGCCGTTCCTGCTGCCGGAGATCAAGTACTTCATGCCCCTGCTGCTGGCCTGGGCGGCCAGCCTGTTCGTGCTCTTCTTCGAGAAGGACCTCGGTTCGAGCCTGCTGTTCTTCGGGGTGTTCGTGGTCCTGCTGTACGTGGCCACGGGGCGCTTCTCCTATGTGGCCGCGGGGCTGGGCCTGTTCGTCACCGGCGCGGTGATCGCCTACAACCTGTTCGGCCACGTCCAGACCCGGGTCGCGACCTGGCTGGACGTCTGGGAGTACTACGACGGCCGCGGCTACCAGCTCGCCCAGGGGCTGTTCGCCCTGGCCACCGGGGGGATCCTCGGCCAGGGCTGGAACCAGGGCCGGCCCGACTTCATCCCGTTCGCCTCCACCGACTTCATCTTCGCCGCCTTCGGGGAGGAGCTGGGCCTGCTCGGGGTCACGGCCATGCTGCTCGTCTACCTGCTGATGGTGTTCCGGGGGCTGCGGATCTCCCTGGCCGCCCCCGACGACTTCGGCAAGCTGCTGGCCGTCGGCCTGGTGACCAGCTTCGCCCTGCAGGTGTTCGTGATCGTCGGCGGGGTCACCCGGCTGATCCCGCTCACCGGCATCACCCTGCCGTTCGTGAGCTTCGGCGGCTCCAGCCTGCTGGCCAACTACGCCCTGATCGCGCTCCTGTGCCGGATCTCGGACGAGGGCACCCCGGCCCCGGCCGGCCGCCGCCCGGCCACCCCGGCCGACACCGGGGAGGTGACGGTCGTCCGATGA
- a CDS encoding penicillin-binding protein 2 — protein MNRQIRRVAVVVLVAFMALLAAPLYWQVLAADRLANDGRNTRVLIKEYSIERGPIVLADQTPVAESRRSRQRGDPLEFVRVYPNGPRYGMVTGFYSLVFGRTLAEQEFNSFLLGRAPEQFGQNVTDLLTARETPGGTLVLTLDKATQAAAEGALGGRKGAVVALDPRTGAVLAMTTYPRYDPNQLSSHNPEAIRRNWERLVNDENGPLLNRAAGALYPPGSTFKVVTAAAALENGVTMDQELPSPPVYDVPQTSADIRNFGGASCGDGSLTLTEALEISCNTTFAALGVELGSEKLADEAEKFGFNKPSPYQLPAATSVIPRDQDVPATAQSAIGQRDVRVSPLQMATVAATIANGGRRMGPFVARQVVSDRGRVVKRFEGEDFGEVIPEDVAANLRQMMLGVVANGTGQAARIPGEEVAGKTGTAQHARGRNPHAWFIGFAGSGDRQIAVAVVVEEGGDAGSEATGGRTAAPIAQRVMSTYLTGGD, from the coding sequence ATGAACCGGCAGATCCGGCGGGTGGCCGTGGTCGTCCTGGTCGCCTTCATGGCCCTGCTCGCCGCCCCCCTCTACTGGCAGGTGCTGGCCGCCGACCGGCTGGCCAACGACGGCCGCAACACCCGGGTGCTGATCAAGGAGTACTCGATCGAGCGGGGACCGATCGTGCTCGCCGACCAGACCCCGGTGGCCGAGTCCAGGCGCTCCCGCCAGCGCGGCGACCCACTCGAGTTCGTCCGCGTCTACCCGAACGGCCCCCGCTACGGCATGGTCACCGGCTTCTACTCGCTGGTCTTCGGCCGCACCCTGGCCGAGCAGGAGTTCAACTCGTTCCTGCTGGGCCGGGCGCCCGAGCAGTTCGGCCAGAACGTGACCGACCTGCTCACCGCCCGCGAGACCCCCGGCGGCACCCTCGTCCTGACCCTCGACAAGGCCACCCAGGCGGCGGCCGAGGGCGCGCTGGGCGGGCGCAAGGGGGCGGTGGTGGCGCTCGACCCCAGGACCGGGGCGGTGCTGGCCATGACCACCTACCCCCGCTACGACCCCAACCAGCTGTCCAGCCACAACCCCGAGGCCATCCGGCGCAACTGGGAGCGGCTGGTCAACGACGAGAACGGGCCGCTGCTGAACCGGGCCGCCGGGGCGCTGTACCCGCCCGGGTCGACCTTCAAGGTGGTCACGGCGGCGGCGGCGCTGGAGAACGGCGTCACCATGGACCAGGAGCTGCCCTCCCCGCCGGTCTACGACGTGCCCCAGACCTCGGCCGACATCCGCAACTTCGGCGGTGCGAGCTGCGGCGACGGCAGCCTGACCCTGACCGAGGCGCTGGAGATCTCCTGCAACACCACCTTCGCCGCCCTCGGGGTCGAGCTGGGCAGCGAGAAGCTGGCCGACGAGGCGGAGAAGTTCGGCTTCAACAAGCCCAGCCCCTACCAGCTCCCGGCGGCCACCAGCGTCATCCCGCGCGACCAGGACGTGCCGGCCACCGCCCAGAGCGCCATCGGCCAGCGCGACGTGCGCGTGTCGCCGCTGCAGATGGCCACCGTGGCCGCGACCATCGCCAACGGCGGGCGGCGGATGGGGCCGTTCGTGGCCCGCCAGGTCGTCTCCGACAGGGGCCGGGTGGTCAAGCGGTTCGAGGGCGAGGACTTCGGCGAGGTGATCCCCGAGGACGTGGCCGCCAACCTCCGCCAGATGATGCTCGGGGTGGTCGCGAACGGCACCGGCCAGGCCGCCCGGATCCCCGGGGAGGAGGTGGCCGGCAAGACCGGTACCGCCCAGCACGCCCGCGGCCGGAACCCCCACGCCTGGTTCATCGGCTTCGCCGGGTCGGGCGACCGGCAGATCGCCGTCGCCGTGGTCGTCGAGGAGGGCGGCGACGCCGGCAGCGAGGCCACCGGCGGCCGCACCGCCGCCCCCATCGCCCAGCGGGTCATGTCCACCTACCTCACGGGCGGGGATTGA
- a CDS encoding serine/threonine-protein kinase — translation MQALLGNRYRLGERIADGGMGSVYRAVDDNLGRPVAVKVLRRELVDEPAFLERFRREARAAAAVSHPGVAGVYDYGELDGRAFIVMELVEGETLAERIAARGRLPWREAFGIGEQVARALAAAHDHGLVHRDVKPANVLVGPGGRAKVTDFGIAKAAAALPLTRTGMVLGSANYVAPEQAQGGDVGPAADQYSLGCVLFEAVCGRTPYTGANPVAIATQHVSSPVPDPSRHRPDLPAPAAALIRRALAKHPADRFPSTKALAIALATATRDLPAAPEPHPPAAGVPEREGRPATVDVPGAVHSPRSRRNGSRGAGWRGWPWRSSS, via the coding sequence ATGCAGGCCCTGCTGGGGAACCGGTACCGGCTCGGGGAGCGGATCGCCGACGGCGGCATGGGGTCGGTGTACCGCGCGGTCGACGACAACCTCGGCCGGCCGGTCGCGGTCAAGGTGCTGCGGCGGGAGCTGGTCGACGAGCCGGCCTTCCTGGAGCGGTTCCGGCGCGAGGCCCGGGCGGCCGCGGCCGTGTCCCATCCCGGGGTGGCCGGCGTCTACGACTACGGTGAGCTGGACGGCCGGGCGTTCATCGTCATGGAGCTGGTCGAGGGCGAGACCCTGGCCGAGCGGATCGCGGCCAGGGGCCGGCTCCCCTGGCGGGAGGCGTTCGGGATCGGCGAGCAGGTGGCCAGGGCCCTGGCCGCGGCCCACGACCACGGGCTGGTCCACCGCGACGTCAAGCCGGCCAACGTGCTCGTCGGTCCGGGAGGGCGGGCCAAGGTCACCGACTTCGGCATCGCCAAGGCGGCCGCCGCGCTCCCCCTGACCCGGACCGGCATGGTCCTGGGCAGCGCCAACTACGTCGCCCCCGAGCAGGCCCAGGGCGGCGACGTCGGCCCGGCCGCCGACCAGTACTCGCTCGGCTGCGTGCTGTTCGAGGCCGTCTGCGGCCGGACCCCGTACACCGGCGCCAACCCGGTGGCCATCGCCACCCAGCACGTCTCGTCCCCGGTCCCCGACCCCAGCCGGCACCGCCCCGACCTGCCCGCCCCGGCCGCCGCCCTGATCCGCCGGGCCCTGGCCAAGCACCCCGCCGACCGCTTCCCCTCGACCAAGGCCCTGGCCATCGCCCTGGCCACCGCTACCCGGGACCTCCCGGCCGCGCCGGAGCCCCACCCACCCGCCGCCGGGGTCCCCGAACGGGAGGGCAGGCCAGCCACGGTGGACGTGCCCGGGGCCGTCCACAGCCCCCGGAGCCGGCGGAACGGCTCCCGGGGGGCGGGGTGGCGGGGCTGGCCGTGGCGAAGCTCGTCGTGA